From Mycobacteriales bacterium, one genomic window encodes:
- a CDS encoding roadblock/LC7 domain-containing protein, with amino-acid sequence MSDLSSRSQQLDRVIADLLAQAPEVEAAAVVSFDGLPMASALPAAMDEDRVAAMSASLLSLGERAAEGLGRGGLNQVYIEGDHGTVFLCGAEDEAVLVAVAAREAKVGMMLYEVRRAAERVAEVLRNSHEAAAAPAAAPAAGYAPAPAAPPAYQPQPAAYEPPAYEPPSYAPAPVDYPPAPPVQAEVPAYVPAPMAPEAVPYAAGADTYVKPVGEPNADTQPLPAYAPITSDPAWATHLPNGSNGAGAPVGEQQSWS; translated from the coding sequence ATGTCCGACCTGTCCAGCCGCTCACAGCAGCTCGACCGCGTGATCGCTGATCTGCTGGCGCAGGCGCCGGAGGTTGAGGCGGCGGCGGTGGTGTCCTTCGACGGCCTGCCGATGGCGAGCGCGCTTCCGGCCGCGATGGACGAGGACCGCGTCGCCGCGATGAGCGCGTCGCTGCTCAGCCTCGGCGAGCGCGCCGCGGAGGGCCTCGGCCGCGGCGGACTCAACCAGGTCTACATCGAGGGCGACCACGGCACCGTGTTCCTGTGCGGGGCCGAGGACGAAGCCGTGCTGGTCGCGGTCGCGGCCCGCGAGGCCAAGGTCGGCATGATGCTCTACGAAGTACGCCGAGCGGCCGAACGGGTCGCTGAGGTCCTGCGCAACTCACACGAGGCGGCCGCGGCGCCCGCGGCTGCACCGGCCGCCGGCTACGCCCCCGCGCCCGCTGCGCCTCCTGCCTACCAGCCGCAGCCGGCCGCGTACGAGCCGCCCGCCTACGAGCCCCCGTCGTACGCGCCGGCGCCGGTCGACTACCCGCCCGCACCGCCGGTCCAGGCTGAGGTCCCGGCCTACGTGCCGGCCCCGATGGCCCCCGAGGCGGTGCCCTACGCAGCCGGTGCCGACACCTATGTGAAGCCGGTCGGCGAGCCGAATGCCGACACGCAGCCGTTGCCGGCGTACGCACCGATCACCTCAGACCCGGCGTGGGCGACGCACCTGCCCAACGGCAGCAACGGTGCCGGCGCCCCGGTCGGCGAGCAGCAGTCCTGGTCCTGA
- the whiA gene encoding DNA-binding protein WhiA → MAMTAAVKDELARVVVTKPCCRKAEIATLLRFASGLHLIGKGQLMIEADLDTGATARRLRKDLAEVYGHSSELAVVSAAGLRKGSRYLVRVTKDAQALARQTGLVDGNGRPVRGLPPQVVSGALCDAAAAWRGAFLAHGSLTEPGRSSSLEITCPGPESALALVGSARRLGVAAKAREVRGVDRVVIRDGDAIGVMLTKLGAHDSVLAWEERRLRREVRATANRLANFDDANLRRSARAAVAAGARVSRAMEILGDEAPEHLLSAGRLRLEHANASLEELGALAEPPLTKDAIAGRIRRLLAMADVRADELGIPNTEASLTPEMLADAP, encoded by the coding sequence ATGGCAATGACGGCAGCGGTCAAGGACGAGCTGGCTCGCGTCGTTGTGACCAAGCCGTGCTGCCGTAAGGCCGAGATCGCGACGCTGTTGCGCTTCGCCAGCGGACTGCACCTGATCGGCAAGGGCCAGCTGATGATCGAGGCCGATCTGGACACCGGTGCCACCGCGCGCCGCCTTCGCAAGGACCTCGCCGAGGTCTACGGGCACAGCTCGGAGCTCGCGGTGGTCTCTGCGGCCGGCCTTCGCAAAGGGTCGCGCTACCTCGTCCGCGTGACGAAGGACGCTCAGGCGCTCGCCCGACAGACCGGCCTGGTGGACGGCAACGGCCGCCCGGTGCGGGGCCTGCCGCCGCAGGTCGTCTCCGGCGCGCTGTGTGACGCGGCCGCCGCCTGGCGCGGTGCGTTCCTGGCCCACGGCTCGCTCACCGAGCCGGGTCGGTCCTCGTCGCTGGAGATCACCTGTCCCGGGCCGGAGTCCGCCCTCGCGCTGGTCGGGTCGGCGCGGCGGCTCGGGGTGGCCGCCAAGGCCCGGGAGGTCAGGGGCGTCGACCGGGTCGTGATCCGCGACGGCGACGCGATCGGGGTGATGCTGACCAAGCTCGGTGCGCACGACAGTGTCCTGGCGTGGGAGGAGCGCCGGTTGCGCCGCGAGGTCCGGGCAACCGCGAACCGGCTCGCGAACTTCGACGACGCGAACCTGCGCCGCTCCGCCCGCGCGGCAGTTGCCGCCGGAGCGCGGGTCTCCCGCGCGATGGAGATCCTGGGTGACGAGGCGCCGGAGCATCTGCTCTCGGCCGGGCGGCTGCGCCTCGAGCATGCGAATGCCTCGCTGGAGGAGCTCGGGGCGCTGGCCGAGCCGCCGCTGACCAAGGATGCGATCGCCGGGCGGATCCGCCGGCTGCTCGCCATGGCGGACGTACGTGCCGACGAACTGGGTATTCCCAACACGGAGGCGTCCCTGACCCCGGAGATGCTCGCCGACGCGCCGTGA
- the yvcK gene encoding uridine diphosphate-N-acetylglucosamine-binding protein YvcK: MTAPEERTAPPLADRGADGTSAHKVVAFGGGHGLSASLAALRRVTPNLTAVVTVGDDGGSSGVIRQELGVLPPGDLRMALAALAGEDADSQLWASVCQHRFGGEATLAGHPVGNLLLVGLTDILDDPVASLDAVGRLLGAVGRVLPLSTTPLDIVADVLGLEPGDRTALHEVRGQVAVATTPGQVVGVRLDPPGVEACPQAVEAVLDADWVVFGPGSWFTSVIPHVLVPGIVKALAESKARCVVTLNMSAQTGETEGFSPTTHLEVLAAHAPDLHVDVVLAPRRSTADGMASLEAGAASLGAQLVVAHLGADQTVPTHDPQRLAAAYASIFRS, from the coding sequence ATGACCGCCCCCGAAGAGCGGACGGCACCTCCGCTCGCCGATCGGGGAGCGGATGGCACATCCGCCCACAAGGTGGTCGCGTTCGGCGGCGGCCACGGGCTGTCGGCTTCGCTGGCCGCGCTGCGCCGGGTGACGCCGAACCTCACCGCGGTCGTGACGGTCGGCGACGACGGCGGCTCCAGCGGGGTGATCCGGCAGGAGCTCGGGGTGCTGCCACCCGGAGACCTGCGCATGGCGCTGGCGGCACTGGCCGGCGAGGACGCGGACTCGCAGCTGTGGGCGTCGGTGTGCCAGCACCGGTTCGGCGGTGAGGCCACCCTGGCGGGACACCCGGTCGGCAACCTCCTGCTGGTCGGTCTCACCGACATCCTCGACGATCCGGTCGCCTCCCTCGACGCGGTCGGCCGGCTGCTCGGTGCCGTCGGGCGGGTCCTGCCGCTGTCGACCACGCCGCTCGACATCGTTGCCGACGTGCTCGGGCTCGAGCCCGGCGATCGTACGGCGCTGCACGAGGTCCGCGGACAGGTCGCCGTCGCGACCACGCCGGGCCAGGTCGTCGGCGTGCGCCTCGACCCGCCGGGCGTTGAGGCCTGCCCGCAGGCGGTCGAGGCGGTGCTCGACGCCGACTGGGTGGTGTTCGGGCCGGGGTCGTGGTTCACCAGCGTGATCCCGCACGTGCTGGTCCCGGGGATCGTCAAGGCGCTCGCCGAGTCCAAGGCGCGATGCGTCGTCACGCTGAACATGTCGGCGCAGACGGGGGAGACCGAGGGCTTCTCGCCGACGACCCACCTCGAGGTCCTCGCGGCCCACGCGCCTGACCTTCACGTCGACGTCGTGCTGGCTCCCCGCAGGTCCACCGCAGACGGCATGGCATCGTTGGAGGCCGGCGCGGCGAGCCTCGGTGCGCAGCTCGTGGTGGCCCACCTCGGCGCGGACCAGACCGTGCCGACCCACGACCCGCAGCGGCTTGCCGCGGCGTACGCCTCGATCTTTCGCTCCTGA
- the rapZ gene encoding RNase adapter RapZ, giving the protein MTDPAAAAHPSLKLAVITGLSGAGRSTAAKCLEDLGWFVVDNLPPALIPDVADLAAKSGGGVDRVGVVVDVRSRGFNSDLSAALAGVREGGFDPRIVFLEAPDEVLVRRFDGVRRPHPLQGGGRVLEGIAEERELLHEVRGVADVVLDTSALNVHELRAKIAAVFDESGANELHVSMVTFGYKYGLPVDADVVIDCRLLPNPHWVPELKPLSGQDPAVRDYIFGQPGAAEFVDDATRLLRRYELGYVNEGKQYATIAIGCTGGRHRSVAIAEELTNRLRGDGVDVTLSHRDKDRE; this is encoded by the coding sequence ATGACAGATCCCGCCGCAGCTGCTCACCCGTCGTTGAAGCTCGCCGTCATCACCGGCCTGTCCGGGGCGGGACGCAGCACCGCGGCGAAGTGCTTGGAAGACCTCGGCTGGTTCGTCGTTGACAACCTGCCGCCGGCGCTGATCCCGGACGTCGCTGACCTCGCGGCGAAGTCCGGCGGCGGCGTGGATCGGGTCGGTGTCGTCGTGGACGTCCGCAGCCGAGGCTTCAACTCCGACCTCAGCGCCGCCCTCGCCGGCGTGCGGGAGGGGGGATTCGACCCCCGCATCGTGTTCTTGGAGGCGCCGGACGAGGTGTTGGTCCGCCGCTTCGACGGCGTACGCCGCCCGCACCCGTTGCAGGGCGGGGGCCGCGTCCTCGAAGGGATCGCGGAGGAGCGCGAGCTGCTCCACGAGGTGCGCGGCGTCGCCGACGTCGTCCTCGACACCAGCGCGCTCAACGTCCACGAGCTCCGGGCGAAGATCGCCGCCGTCTTCGACGAGAGCGGCGCCAACGAGCTGCACGTGTCGATGGTCACCTTCGGCTACAAGTACGGACTGCCGGTCGACGCCGACGTCGTCATCGACTGCCGGCTGCTGCCGAACCCGCACTGGGTGCCCGAGCTCAAGCCGTTGTCCGGTCAGGATCCGGCGGTCCGCGACTACATCTTCGGCCAGCCGGGCGCTGCCGAGTTCGTCGACGACGCAACCCGGCTGTTGCGCCGCTACGAGCTCGGCTACGTCAACGAGGGCAAGCAGTACGCCACCATCGCGATCGGCTGCACCGGCGGCCGTCACCGCAGCGTGGCGATCGCCGAGGAGCTGACCAACCGGTTGCGCGGCGACGGCGTCGACGTCACGCTGAGCCATCGCGACAAGGACCGCGAATGA
- the uvrC gene encoding excinuclease ABC subunit UvrC, with amino-acid sequence MADPASYRPAPGTIPDSPGVYRFRDEHGRVIYVGKAKSLRSRLGSYFQDIAALHPRTQRMVRTAASVDWTIVSTEVEALQLEFNWIKEFDPRFNVRYRDDKSYPWLAVTLDEAYPRAQVMRGAKRKGVKYFGPYAHAWAIRDTLDALLRVFPVRTCSAGVFKRAGQVGRPCLLGYIGKCSAPCVDRVSADEHRAIAQDFVDFMSGQTQKFVKRLEREMRAASQAQEYERAARLRDDIGALNRAMEKQAVVLGDGTDADVVAFAQDELEAAVQVFYVRGGRVRGVRGWVVEKVEDIDTAGLVEQFLTQAYLDAGAAEVDVPREVLVPELPQDADVVAELLGLARGGRVDLRVPQRGDKRALIETVERNAKESFQRHKLRRSSDLTARALALQELQDALGLDQAPLRIECFDVSNLQGSDIVASMVVFEDGSARKSEYRRFAVRGPGQDDVGSIREVISRRFRRYLEERIDTAEVEIDTAEAGTPNDAPMSPIDPETGKPRKFAYPPQLVVVDGGAPQVAAAADAMAALGIDDVALCGLAKRLEEVWLPGRPDPVILPRTSEALYLLQRVRDEAHRFAITYHRQRRSKGMVDSALDGIPGLGEVRRKALLRKFGSVKRMRAASVEELAEVPGVGRRTAEAIHAALAAAAPAAPAVDPVTGEILESQDTVPASVAGSGTAP; translated from the coding sequence GTGGCGGACCCGGCGAGCTATCGACCGGCTCCCGGCACGATCCCCGACTCACCCGGCGTCTACCGGTTCCGTGACGAGCACGGCCGGGTCATCTACGTCGGCAAGGCGAAGAGCCTGCGCAGCCGGCTCGGCTCCTACTTCCAGGACATCGCGGCGCTGCACCCGCGCACCCAACGGATGGTCCGGACCGCCGCCTCCGTCGACTGGACGATCGTCTCGACCGAGGTCGAGGCGCTCCAGCTCGAGTTCAACTGGATCAAGGAGTTCGACCCGCGGTTCAACGTCCGCTACCGCGACGACAAGTCCTACCCGTGGCTCGCCGTCACCCTCGACGAGGCCTACCCCCGGGCCCAGGTGATGCGGGGCGCGAAGCGCAAGGGCGTGAAGTACTTCGGGCCGTACGCCCATGCCTGGGCGATCCGGGACACCCTCGACGCGCTGCTGCGGGTCTTCCCGGTGCGCACCTGTAGCGCTGGCGTGTTCAAGCGGGCGGGCCAGGTCGGCCGGCCGTGCCTGCTGGGCTACATCGGCAAGTGCTCCGCGCCTTGCGTCGACCGGGTCAGCGCCGACGAGCACCGCGCGATCGCGCAGGACTTCGTCGACTTCATGTCCGGCCAGACGCAGAAGTTCGTGAAGCGACTCGAGCGGGAGATGCGCGCCGCGTCCCAAGCGCAGGAGTACGAGCGGGCCGCGCGGCTACGCGACGACATCGGTGCGCTGAACCGCGCGATGGAGAAGCAGGCCGTCGTGCTCGGCGACGGGACGGACGCCGACGTGGTCGCGTTCGCCCAGGACGAGCTCGAGGCCGCGGTGCAGGTCTTCTACGTGCGCGGCGGCCGGGTGCGAGGCGTCCGCGGTTGGGTGGTCGAGAAGGTCGAGGACATCGACACCGCCGGTCTCGTCGAGCAGTTCCTGACCCAGGCCTACCTCGACGCGGGTGCCGCCGAGGTGGACGTGCCGCGCGAGGTGCTCGTGCCCGAGCTGCCGCAGGACGCGGACGTCGTAGCGGAGCTGCTCGGCCTCGCGCGCGGCGGGCGGGTCGACCTGCGGGTGCCGCAGCGCGGCGACAAGCGCGCGCTGATCGAGACGGTCGAACGCAACGCCAAGGAGTCGTTCCAGCGGCACAAGCTGCGCCGGTCCAGCGACCTGACGGCGCGAGCGCTGGCACTACAGGAGCTCCAGGACGCGCTCGGTCTCGACCAGGCGCCGCTTCGCATCGAGTGCTTCGACGTCTCCAACCTGCAGGGCAGCGACATCGTCGCCTCGATGGTGGTGTTCGAGGACGGGTCGGCGCGCAAGAGCGAGTACCGCCGGTTCGCGGTCCGTGGGCCGGGTCAGGACGACGTCGGATCGATTCGTGAGGTGATCAGCCGCCGCTTCCGGCGCTACCTCGAAGAGCGCATCGACACCGCTGAGGTCGAGATCGACACCGCCGAGGCGGGTACGCCGAACGACGCGCCGATGTCACCCATCGACCCCGAGACCGGCAAGCCGCGCAAGTTCGCCTACCCGCCGCAGCTGGTCGTGGTCGACGGTGGCGCGCCCCAGGTCGCGGCGGCGGCCGACGCGATGGCGGCGCTCGGCATCGACGACGTCGCGCTCTGCGGCCTCGCGAAGCGGCTCGAGGAGGTCTGGCTGCCGGGACGTCCCGACCCGGTCATCCTGCCGCGGACCAGCGAGGCCCTCTACCTGCTCCAACGGGTCCGCGACGAAGCGCACCGGTTCGCCATCACCTATCACCGGCAGCGGCGCTCGAAGGGAATGGTCGACAGCGCCCTCGACGGGATCCCGGGCCTGGGTGAGGTCCGGCGCAAGGCGTTGCTGCGCAAGTTCGGGTCGGTCAAGCGGATGCGGGCGGCCTCGGTCGAGGAGCTCGCCGAGGTGCCCGGGGTCGGCCGTCGTACTGCCGAGGCGATCCACGCCGCACTGGCGGCTGCTGCTCCTGCTGCGCCCGCGGTGGATCCTGTGACGGGCGAGATTCTGGAATCCCAGGACACGGTGCCCGCGTCGGTGGCAGGCTCGGGGACAGCGCCATGA
- the uvrA gene encoding excinuclease ABC subunit UvrA has translation MADRLIVRGAREHNLRDVSLDLPRDALIVFTGLSGSGKSSLAFDTIFAEGQRRYVESLSAYARQFLGQMDKPDVDFIEGLSPAVSIDQKSTSRNPRSTVGTITEVWDYLRLLYARIGTPHCPVCGEPIARQTPQQIVDRVMDLAEGTRFQVLAPVVRGRKGEYAELFRELQTKGFARARVDGTVIGLDDPPKLAKYEKHDIEVVVDRLAVKASAKRRLTDSVETALNLASGIVVLDFVDLPEDDPHRERKYSERLACPNDHPLTIEDLEPRTFSFNSPYGACPTCTGLGVKLEADEELIVPDPTKSLADGAVSVFFGQNGRDYFTRLMVALGEELGFKVTTPWEDLPAKAQQAVLRGYPKQIHVHYKNRYGRERSYYTRFEGAIPHVERRHSEAESDTSRDRFEGFMREVPCPACDGARLKPEALAVSLNGRSIAEVAKLPIGECATWLAAMKLTPREAQIGSRVLKEINERLRFLVDVGLDYLSLDRAAATLAGGEAQRIRLATQIGSGLVGVLYVLDEPSIGLHQRDNRRLIETLVRLRNMGNTLIVVEHDEDTIRTADWVVDIGPGAGEHGGEIVHSGTYDDLLKVDRSITGAYLSGRREIPIPDIRRQPSPDRQLTVVGAREHNLREVTAEFPLGCFVAVTGVSGSGKSTMVNDILYSVLARELNGARMVPGRHRTVTGLDLVDKVVGVDQSPIGRTPRSNPATYTGVFDRIRSLFAETTEAKVRGYLPGRFSFNVKGGRCEACAGDGTIKIEMNFLPDVYVPCEVCHGARYNRETLEVHFKGKTIADVLDMPIEEGAEFFAAVPAIARHLTTLVDVGLGYVRLGQPAPTLSGGEAQRVKLASELQRRSTGRTVYILDEPTTGLHFEDIRKLLGVLTRLVEAGNTVIVIEHNLDVIKTADWVIDMGPEGGSGGGTIVAAGSPEHIATVPESHTGRFLAEILGTRVAKPKAAKRTAATRKRA, from the coding sequence ATGGCCGACCGCTTGATCGTCCGGGGTGCGCGCGAGCACAACCTGCGCGACGTCAGCCTGGATCTGCCTCGCGACGCCCTGATCGTGTTCACCGGGCTGTCCGGCAGCGGCAAGTCGAGCCTGGCCTTCGACACCATCTTCGCCGAGGGGCAGCGGCGTTACGTCGAGTCCTTGTCGGCGTACGCCAGGCAGTTCCTCGGCCAGATGGACAAGCCCGACGTGGACTTCATCGAGGGGCTGTCCCCGGCGGTGTCGATCGACCAGAAGTCGACGAGCCGCAACCCGCGCTCGACCGTCGGGACGATCACCGAGGTCTGGGACTACCTCCGGCTGCTCTACGCGCGGATCGGCACGCCGCACTGCCCGGTCTGCGGCGAGCCGATTGCCCGCCAGACGCCGCAGCAGATCGTCGATCGGGTGATGGACCTGGCCGAGGGGACCCGGTTCCAGGTGCTGGCCCCGGTCGTGCGAGGCCGCAAGGGGGAGTACGCCGAGCTGTTCCGGGAGCTGCAGACCAAGGGCTTCGCCCGGGCCCGGGTGGACGGCACCGTGATCGGGCTCGACGACCCGCCGAAGCTCGCCAAGTACGAAAAGCACGACATCGAGGTCGTGGTCGACCGGCTCGCGGTCAAAGCGTCGGCCAAGCGCCGGCTGACCGACTCGGTGGAGACCGCGCTCAACCTCGCCTCGGGCATCGTCGTACTCGACTTCGTCGACCTGCCGGAGGACGACCCGCACCGCGAGCGCAAGTACTCCGAGCGGCTCGCCTGTCCCAACGACCACCCGTTGACCATCGAGGATCTCGAGCCGCGCACCTTCTCGTTCAACTCGCCGTACGGCGCCTGCCCGACGTGTACCGGGCTCGGCGTGAAGCTGGAGGCGGACGAGGAGCTGATCGTCCCCGACCCGACCAAGTCGCTCGCCGATGGTGCGGTGTCGGTGTTCTTCGGCCAGAACGGGCGCGACTACTTCACCCGGCTGATGGTCGCCCTCGGCGAAGAGCTCGGCTTCAAGGTCACGACGCCGTGGGAGGACCTGCCCGCGAAGGCCCAGCAGGCGGTGCTGCGGGGCTATCCCAAGCAGATCCACGTCCATTACAAGAACCGGTACGGCCGGGAGCGGTCCTACTACACGCGCTTCGAAGGGGCCATCCCGCACGTCGAGCGCCGTCACAGCGAGGCCGAGAGCGACACCAGCCGGGACCGCTTCGAGGGCTTCATGCGCGAAGTGCCGTGTCCGGCGTGCGACGGCGCGCGGCTGAAGCCGGAGGCGCTGGCGGTCAGCCTCAACGGCCGCTCGATCGCCGAGGTGGCGAAGCTGCCGATCGGCGAGTGCGCCACGTGGCTGGCCGCGATGAAGCTGACCCCGCGCGAGGCTCAGATCGGCAGCCGGGTGCTGAAGGAGATCAACGAGCGGCTGCGCTTCCTGGTCGACGTCGGGCTGGACTACCTGTCGCTGGACCGGGCGGCAGCGACCCTCGCCGGCGGTGAGGCCCAGCGGATCCGGCTGGCCACGCAGATCGGCTCGGGGCTGGTCGGCGTGCTGTACGTCCTCGACGAGCCGTCGATCGGGCTGCACCAGCGGGACAACCGCCGGCTGATCGAGACGCTGGTCCGGCTGCGCAACATGGGCAACACGCTGATCGTCGTAGAGCACGACGAGGACACGATCCGCACCGCCGACTGGGTGGTCGACATCGGCCCGGGGGCCGGCGAGCACGGCGGCGAGATCGTCCACTCCGGGACCTACGACGACCTGCTGAAGGTGGACCGCTCGATCACCGGCGCCTACTTGTCGGGCCGGCGCGAGATCCCGATCCCCGACATCCGTCGCCAGCCGTCGCCGGACCGGCAGCTGACCGTCGTCGGGGCGCGGGAGCACAACCTCCGGGAGGTCACCGCCGAGTTCCCGCTCGGCTGCTTCGTGGCGGTCACCGGGGTGTCGGGCTCGGGCAAGTCGACGATGGTCAACGACATCCTCTACTCGGTGCTCGCTCGCGAGCTCAACGGCGCCCGGATGGTGCCCGGCCGGCACCGCACCGTGACCGGGCTGGACCTGGTCGACAAGGTCGTCGGCGTCGACCAGTCACCGATCGGGCGGACCCCTAGGTCGAACCCCGCGACGTACACCGGCGTGTTCGACCGGATCCGCTCGCTGTTCGCCGAGACGACCGAAGCCAAGGTGCGTGGCTACCTGCCGGGCCGCTTCTCGTTCAACGTCAAGGGCGGCCGCTGCGAGGCGTGCGCGGGCGACGGAACCATCAAGATCGAGATGAACTTCCTGCCGGACGTCTACGTCCCGTGCGAGGTGTGCCACGGCGCCCGCTACAACCGCGAGACGCTCGAGGTGCACTTCAAGGGCAAGACGATCGCCGACGTGCTCGACATGCCGATCGAGGAGGGCGCCGAGTTCTTCGCCGCGGTTCCGGCGATCGCGCGTCACCTGACGACGCTGGTCGACGTCGGGCTCGGCTATGTCCGGCTCGGCCAGCCCGCACCCACGCTTTCCGGGGGCGAGGCGCAGCGCGTGAAGCTCGCCTCCGAGCTTCAGCGGCGCTCGACCGGACGGACCGTCTACATCCTCGACGAGCCGACCACCGGCCTGCACTTCGAGGACATTCGCAAGCTGCTCGGGGTGCTCACCCGCCTGGTCGAGGCGGGCAACACCGTGATCGTCATCGAGCACAACCTCGACGTGATCAAGACCGCCGACTGGGTCATCGACATGGGCCCGGAGGGTGGTAGCGGCGGTGGCACGATCGTCGCCGCCGGGTCACCGGAGCACATCGCGACGGTGCCCGAGTCGCACACCGGCCGGTTCCTGGCCGAGATCCTCGGCACCCGCGTCGCGAAGCCGAAAGCGGCGAAGCGCACGGCGGCCACCCGCAAGCGAGCCTGA
- a CDS encoding MBL fold metallo-hydrolase, translating into MTDDYTGAVTVGGPPDIRDLGGGLRLAKVAVGPYDNNCYFLKCADTGDVLLIDAAHSPDVLLGVLDQDRLQRIVTTHQHPDHWAALPEMVAATGAPVAAHPQDAEPLPVPVSEPINEGDTVTVGTHRLSIIHLVGHTPGSVALLYSDGDRPHLFTGDSLFPGGVGNTFGSKENFELLYADVVAKLFDVLPDDTWFYPGHGNDSTLGAERPHLGEWHERGW; encoded by the coding sequence ATGACCGATGACTACACCGGGGCAGTGACAGTCGGCGGGCCGCCCGACATCCGCGACCTCGGCGGCGGGCTGCGCCTGGCGAAGGTGGCGGTGGGGCCGTACGACAACAACTGCTACTTCCTGAAGTGCGCCGACACCGGCGACGTCCTGCTGATCGACGCCGCGCACTCCCCCGACGTACTTCTCGGGGTCCTCGACCAGGACCGGCTCCAGCGGATCGTCACCACGCACCAGCACCCGGACCACTGGGCCGCGCTGCCGGAGATGGTGGCGGCCACCGGGGCGCCGGTCGCGGCTCACCCGCAGGACGCCGAGCCGCTGCCGGTTCCGGTCAGCGAGCCGATCAACGAAGGCGACACGGTCACGGTCGGGACGCACCGGCTCTCGATCATTCATCTGGTCGGTCACACCCCCGGCTCCGTCGCCCTGCTCTACAGCGACGGTGACCGGCCGCACCTGTTCACCGGCGACTCGCTGTTTCCCGGCGGGGTGGGCAACACGTTCGGGTCGAAGGAGAACTTCGAGCTGCTGTACGCCGACGTGGTGGCCAAGCTGTTCGACGTACTGCCCGACGACACCTGGTTCTACCCGGGTCACGGCAACGACAGCACGCTCGGCGCCGAGCGCCCGCACCTCGGCGAGTGGCACGAGAGGGGCTGGTGA
- a CDS encoding SAM-dependent methyltransferase — MTYQVTPIGTVRSSRTEAIDDDWDAVSAEVVLDPDRVGPDAVAGLAEFSHVEVVFLFDQVDESQITLGARHPRGNRDWPLVGILAQRAKMRPNRIGVTACRLLGVEGLTVRVAGLDAIDGTPVLDLKPVMNEFLPRGEISQPAWATELMAGYWDNP, encoded by the coding sequence GTGACCTACCAGGTCACCCCGATCGGCACGGTTCGCTCGTCACGGACCGAGGCGATCGACGACGACTGGGACGCGGTCAGCGCCGAAGTCGTGCTCGATCCGGACCGAGTCGGCCCTGACGCCGTCGCGGGTCTGGCCGAGTTCTCCCACGTCGAGGTCGTCTTCCTGTTCGACCAGGTCGACGAGTCGCAGATCACCCTCGGCGCGCGCCACCCGCGCGGCAACCGCGACTGGCCACTGGTCGGCATCCTCGCCCAGCGCGCCAAGATGCGGCCGAACCGGATCGGCGTCACGGCCTGCCGGCTGCTCGGCGTCGAGGGCCTGACCGTGCGCGTCGCGGGGCTCGACGCGATCGACGGCACGCCGGTGCTCGACCTCAAACCGGTGATGAACGAGTTCCTGCCTCGCGGCGAAATCTCCCAACCTGCCTGGGCAACCGAGCTGATGGCTGGATACTGGGACAACCCATGA